Proteins encoded in a region of the Candidatus Hydrogenedentota bacterium genome:
- the dnaK gene encoding molecular chaperone DnaK — protein sequence MGKVIGIDLGTTNSCVAVMEAGEPVVIANAEGSRTTPSVVAFTKDGERLVGTVAKRQAVTNPQNTVFSIKRFMGRRYNEVGSEEKLVPYKVSATSTGDCQVMVQGKTYRPPEISAMILQKMKETAETYLGEKVTQAVITVPAYFNDAQRQATKDAGRIAGLDVLRIINEPTAAALAYGLDKKKSEKVAVYDLGGGTFDISILAIGDDSFEVKSTNGDTHLGGDDFDQCIITWLADEFLRDQGIDLRKDPMALQRLKEAAEKAKCELSTVMSTDINLPFITADASGPKHMNYTLTRAKLEQLCDALLQRTKQPCFRALEDAGLKASDIDEVILVGGMTRMPAVGAIVKNIFGKEPHRGVNPDEVVAIGAAIQAGVLGGEVKDVLLLDVTPLSLGIETLGGICTKLIERNTTIPVTKRQIFSTAADNQTAVTIHVLQGERELAADNRTLGRFDLVGIPPAPRGIPQIEVAFDIDANGIVHVSAKDLATGKEQKIRIESSSGLSEEEIKKMVRDAESHAKEDQERKHKIEVHNNADTLAYGTEKMLRENADKVSAQDKAAIESALAELRSVMNGDDIPAIEAAMQKVTQASHKMAEAMYAAAAAQQQQAGGSGSGQAGPSEGRDPQPKDGTMDADFTVVDDGTKN from the coding sequence ATGGGCAAGGTAATCGGAATTGACCTCGGAACAACGAACTCGTGCGTCGCCGTCATGGAAGCCGGCGAACCGGTCGTCATAGCCAATGCGGAAGGTAGCCGGACAACCCCGTCCGTCGTGGCGTTCACCAAGGACGGCGAGCGGCTGGTGGGCACTGTCGCCAAGCGCCAGGCCGTGACCAATCCCCAAAACACGGTGTTTTCCATCAAACGTTTCATGGGACGCCGCTACAACGAAGTCGGATCGGAAGAGAAACTCGTCCCGTACAAGGTCTCGGCCACCTCGACCGGCGACTGTCAGGTCATGGTCCAGGGGAAAACGTATCGCCCGCCGGAAATCTCCGCGATGATCCTGCAAAAAATGAAGGAAACGGCGGAAACTTACCTCGGTGAAAAAGTGACCCAGGCGGTCATCACGGTGCCCGCCTATTTCAACGACGCCCAGCGGCAAGCCACCAAAGACGCGGGCCGCATTGCGGGACTCGATGTGCTGCGCATCATCAACGAGCCCACGGCCGCCGCGCTGGCCTATGGCCTCGACAAAAAGAAAAGCGAAAAGGTCGCCGTGTACGACTTGGGCGGCGGCACGTTCGACATCTCGATCCTCGCCATTGGCGACGACAGTTTCGAGGTGAAAAGCACCAACGGCGACACGCACCTGGGCGGGGACGATTTCGACCAGTGCATCATCACATGGCTGGCGGACGAATTCCTGCGCGACCAGGGCATCGATCTGCGCAAGGATCCCATGGCCCTGCAACGCCTCAAGGAAGCCGCCGAAAAGGCCAAGTGCGAACTTTCCACCGTTATGTCCACCGACATCAATCTGCCGTTTATCACGGCCGATGCCTCGGGGCCGAAACACATGAACTACACGCTTACCCGAGCCAAACTTGAACAACTGTGCGATGCCCTCCTGCAGCGCACCAAGCAACCGTGTTTCCGCGCGCTCGAGGATGCCGGACTCAAGGCGTCGGACATTGATGAAGTGATCCTGGTAGGCGGTATGACGCGCATGCCGGCCGTCGGGGCCATTGTAAAGAACATTTTCGGCAAGGAGCCCCATCGGGGCGTGAATCCGGACGAGGTCGTGGCGATCGGCGCCGCCATTCAGGCGGGCGTGCTGGGGGGTGAAGTGAAGGATGTTCTACTGCTCGATGTTACACCACTATCGCTCGGAATTGAAACACTTGGCGGCATCTGCACCAAGTTGATCGAACGAAACACGACTATCCCGGTCACCAAACGGCAAATATTTTCAACCGCCGCGGACAACCAGACAGCCGTCACGATCCACGTTCTTCAGGGCGAGCGTGAACTGGCCGCGGACAACCGCACGCTGGGCCGTTTCGACTTGGTGGGCATTCCGCCGGCGCCGCGCGGCATCCCCCAGATCGAAGTGGCGTTCGACATTGACGCAAACGGGATCGTGCACGTGTCGGCCAAGGATCTTGCCACGGGCAAGGAACAGAAGATACGTATTGAATCGTCGAGCGGCCTGAGCGAGGAAGAAATCAAAAAGATGGTTCGCGACGCCGAATCGCACGCCAAGGAAGATCAGGAACGCAAACACAAGATTGAGGTCCACAACAATGCGGACACGCTCGCCTATGGCACGGAGAAGATGCTGCGTGAAAACGCGGACAAAGTTTCGGCGCAGGACAAGGCGGCCATCGAGTCGGCGTTGGCCGAACTGCGGTCGGTGATGAACGGCGACGACATTCCCGCCATCGAGGCCGCCATGCAGAAAGTGACGCAGGCGTCGCACAAGATGGCCGAGGCGATGTATGCCGCGGCGGCCGCGCAGCAACAACAGGCCGGCGGATCGGGATCGGGACAGGCAGGGCCTTCGGAAGGGCGTGACCCACAGCCCAAGGATGGCACAATGGACGCCGATTTCACCGTGGTGGATGATGGTACGAAGAATTGA
- the dnaJ gene encoding molecular chaperone DnaJ, whose product MPERDPYEVLGVSRGASDEEIRKAYLKLAHKYHPDKTGGDKAAEEKLKEINASYDILKNPEKRKQYDRFGHAGDPFGGAGGPFSGGFGGFGGAGQGFENAFEDVFDMFFGRSGGGGRRQRGPRAGNDLEYKVSITLREAAAGVKKTIRFGRMETCNECAGSGAAAGSRPEVCPACQGSGQTHIARGFFSVTQTCGRCRGTGRTVSKPCHRCGGEGRTRIQREIAVDIPAGVDTGLRLRVAGEGEPGENGGPRGDLHIYIEVQQDELFVREGSDILCEVPVSFPKAVLGATIRVPTLSGEAELKVPAGTQSGAILRLRGLGMPDLRGYRHGDQLVRIVVEVPTRLTRRQRELMQEFENESDEKAYPLYRRFVDKIKKFQG is encoded by the coding sequence ATGCCTGAACGCGATCCGTATGAAGTGCTGGGCGTCTCGCGGGGAGCCTCGGACGAGGAAATCCGCAAGGCGTACCTCAAACTTGCGCACAAATACCATCCGGACAAGACCGGCGGCGACAAGGCCGCAGAGGAAAAGTTGAAGGAGATCAACGCCTCTTACGACATTCTCAAGAATCCGGAGAAACGCAAGCAGTATGACCGGTTCGGCCATGCCGGCGATCCGTTCGGCGGCGCGGGCGGACCGTTCAGCGGCGGATTCGGAGGGTTCGGCGGCGCGGGCCAAGGGTTTGAAAACGCCTTTGAAGATGTCTTCGACATGTTCTTTGGGCGATCGGGCGGCGGCGGCCGCCGCCAACGCGGTCCGCGGGCCGGCAACGATCTCGAATACAAGGTTTCGATTACCTTGCGCGAGGCCGCGGCCGGCGTGAAAAAGACGATCCGCTTTGGCCGGATGGAGACATGCAACGAATGCGCGGGATCCGGCGCGGCGGCTGGGTCGCGCCCCGAAGTCTGCCCGGCCTGCCAAGGGTCGGGGCAGACCCATATCGCCCGCGGATTCTTCAGCGTGACGCAGACCTGCGGACGCTGTCGCGGGACGGGGCGGACGGTTTCAAAACCCTGCCACCGTTGCGGCGGGGAGGGCCGGACGCGTATCCAGCGGGAGATTGCCGTTGATATTCCGGCGGGAGTTGACACCGGCCTGCGCCTGCGTGTCGCGGGCGAGGGTGAACCGGGTGAAAACGGCGGACCGCGCGGCGATTTGCACATCTATATCGAAGTCCAACAGGATGAACTCTTCGTGCGCGAAGGATCGGATATCCTGTGCGAGGTCCCCGTCAGTTTTCCGAAGGCGGTCCTTGGCGCGACGATTCGCGTGCCCACGCTCAGCGGAGAAGCCGAATTGAAAGTGCCCGCCGGAACGCAGTCCGGCGCGATACTGCGGCTGCGCGGACTGGGTATGCCCGACTTGCGCGGCTATCGCCACGGGGATCAACTCGTTCGGATCGTCGTCGAGGTTCCCACGCGTCTCACCCGGCGCCAGCGCGAACTCATGCAGGAATTTGAAAACGAAAGCGACGAGAAAGCCTATCCGCTTTATCGCCGCTTTGTGGACAAGATCAAGAAATTTCAGGGATAG
- a CDS encoding SDR family NAD(P)-dependent oxidoreductase, producing MGLLDGKVAIVTGAGGGLGRCHALALAAEGAKVVVNDLGGARDGTGADTRMAQQVVDEIRAAGGEAAPNYDSVATLEGAAGIVKTALDAFGRVDIVVNNAGILRDKSLLKMEEAMWDAVIAVHLKGTFAVTQAAARKMVEQGQGGRIINTSSIAGLIGNFGQSNYGAAKAGIAGFTRVAAIEFAKHNITVNAIVPLAKTRMTADIAAVPDDLTPEKISPLVVFLASELSSGLTGRLFGAQGGHYCEFRYQITDGADAAGALWSPQEIAARIQEIMK from the coding sequence ATGGGACTTCTGGACGGCAAAGTGGCGATTGTAACGGGAGCGGGCGGCGGATTGGGACGTTGCCATGCATTGGCGCTGGCGGCCGAAGGCGCGAAGGTCGTCGTGAACGATCTCGGCGGCGCGCGCGACGGCACGGGCGCCGACACGCGAATGGCCCAGCAGGTGGTGGATGAGATTCGCGCCGCGGGCGGCGAGGCGGCTCCCAATTACGACAGCGTGGCGACGCTTGAGGGCGCGGCGGGAATTGTGAAGACAGCCCTGGACGCTTTCGGGCGCGTGGATATCGTGGTCAACAATGCGGGCATTTTGCGCGACAAATCGCTTCTCAAAATGGAAGAGGCGATGTGGGACGCGGTTATTGCGGTGCATTTGAAAGGCACTTTTGCGGTCACGCAGGCCGCAGCGCGCAAGATGGTCGAGCAGGGCCAAGGCGGGCGAATCATCAACACAAGTTCCATTGCGGGACTCATCGGCAATTTCGGCCAGTCGAACTATGGCGCGGCCAAAGCCGGCATTGCGGGATTCACGCGCGTCGCCGCCATCGAATTCGCGAAACACAACATCACGGTCAACGCCATCGTGCCGCTGGCCAAGACCCGAATGACCGCGGACATTGCCGCCGTACCGGATGATCTGACCCCCGAAAAGATCAGTCCGCTCGTCGTCTTTCTGGCATCGGAATTGTCCAGCGGACTGACCGGACGCCTATTCGGTGCGCAAGGCGGCCACTATTGCGAATTCCGGTATCAGATCACCGACGGGGCCGACGCGGCCGGGGCCTTGTGGTCGCCCCAGGAAATCGCCGCGCGTATCCAGGAAATCATGAAGTAA
- the cydB gene encoding cytochrome d ubiquinol oxidase subunit II, which yields MDLNTIWFLLVGVLIVGYAILDGFDLGAGVISLFLRDPREKRLCMKAIAPVWDGNEVWLLTAGGALFAAFPPVYAAVFSGFYIAFVLLLVALIFRAVSLEFYGKVDSVRWHYAWGWAFGLGSLVAAILFGVAFGNILRGLPIDSKGEFTGTFLGLLNPYALSVGVLGLAMFIMHGGAYLALKTDGELRERMHSWAMGGWAALAVLYIPVTFFTLTTSPFLFEKLSQNMLFYLALIPLLVSIPCVPAALTGRRYGRAFVASAATIASMIAMAGISLYPMLVPSRLYPSFSLTIYNASSTPLTLKVMFIIAAVGVPVMLVYTAYVYRVFRGTVRHSDEGY from the coding sequence TTGGACCTCAACACGATTTGGTTTCTGCTCGTCGGCGTGCTTATCGTCGGCTACGCCATACTCGACGGATTCGATCTCGGCGCGGGCGTCATTTCCCTGTTTCTGCGCGATCCAAGGGAGAAGCGCCTCTGCATGAAGGCCATCGCCCCCGTTTGGGACGGCAACGAGGTCTGGCTGCTCACGGCGGGCGGCGCCTTGTTCGCGGCGTTCCCGCCGGTATATGCGGCCGTGTTCAGCGGATTCTATATCGCATTCGTCCTGCTGCTCGTCGCATTGATCTTTCGGGCGGTTTCGCTTGAATTTTACGGCAAGGTGGATTCCGTCCGATGGCATTATGCATGGGGCTGGGCCTTTGGGCTGGGCAGCCTGGTCGCCGCGATCCTGTTCGGCGTGGCGTTCGGCAACATTCTGCGCGGACTCCCCATTGATTCCAAGGGCGAATTCACCGGAACTTTCCTTGGCCTGCTCAATCCCTATGCGTTGTCGGTGGGCGTTCTGGGACTTGCCATGTTCATCATGCACGGCGGCGCATACCTTGCGCTCAAGACCGACGGCGAACTACGCGAGCGCATGCACTCATGGGCCATGGGCGGCTGGGCCGCTTTGGCCGTGCTCTACATACCGGTCACCTTCTTCACGTTGACGACCTCCCCCTTCCTTTTCGAGAAACTCAGCCAAAACATGCTGTTTTATCTTGCGCTGATTCCACTGCTCGTGTCCATCCCGTGCGTTCCGGCCGCCCTGACCGGACGGCGCTATGGCCGCGCCTTCGTGGCCAGCGCCGCAACGATTGCCTCGATGATCGCCATGGCCGGCATCAGCCTCTACCCCATGCTCGTGCCGTCGCGACTCTATCCGTCCTTCAGCCTGACCATTTACAACGCATCGTCCACACCGTTGACCCTGAAGGTCATGTTCATCATTGCCGCCGTCGGCGTGCCCGTCATGCTCGTCTACACGGCCTATGTTTACCGGGTGTTTCGGGGAACCGTGCGGCATTCGGACGAGGGATATTGA
- a CDS encoding cytochrome ubiquinol oxidase subunit I, producing MHLDPVLLSRIQFAMTVGFHFIFPPLSIGLAYFLVLVEWRAWRRNDPVYERMGRFFAKFLALTFAMGVATGITMEFQFGTNWAQYARFVGDIFGAPLAAEAVFSFFLESTFLGLYLFGRGRVSKGAHWFSILMVAVGATLSAFWILVANSWQQTPAGYVFNSETGRAELTSFAAAVFNRSMPIRFLHTMDAAVICGAFLVAGISAYLLLKDKTNEVARRALRIAVVAGFIASVLELFPFGHEHARQIAHQQPAKLAAFEGLFETGPNAPLTLIGIPTETGLIGAVRAPSLLSLLVGMRPDYVVKGLNDFPPDERPPVFLPFMGFHAMVGLGSLFIALTAYGLFQLWRGRLWEDKLYLWGLIMAIPLPVIACQAGWIVAEVGRQPWIVYGLLKTADAVSPRLTGGEVLFSIILFGAVYALLFALYLYLCVTTARRGPETAAGKEAA from the coding sequence ATGCATTTGGATCCGGTGTTGCTCTCTCGAATCCAGTTCGCCATGACGGTGGGATTTCATTTCATTTTCCCCCCGCTCAGCATCGGGCTGGCCTACTTCCTCGTGCTCGTCGAATGGCGGGCATGGCGGCGAAACGATCCGGTCTACGAGCGGATGGGCCGCTTTTTTGCGAAATTTTTGGCCCTGACGTTCGCGATGGGCGTCGCGACCGGCATCACGATGGAGTTCCAGTTCGGCACGAACTGGGCGCAATACGCCCGGTTCGTGGGCGACATCTTCGGCGCCCCGCTGGCCGCCGAGGCCGTCTTCTCCTTCTTCTTGGAGTCCACGTTCCTTGGATTGTACCTGTTCGGACGCGGGCGTGTTTCCAAGGGCGCGCATTGGTTTTCCATTCTGATGGTCGCCGTGGGCGCCACCTTGTCGGCGTTCTGGATTCTCGTGGCCAATTCGTGGCAGCAGACCCCCGCCGGCTATGTCTTCAATTCAGAAACGGGCCGGGCCGAATTGACGAGTTTCGCCGCCGCGGTGTTCAACCGCTCGATGCCCATTCGATTCCTGCACACAATGGATGCCGCCGTGATATGCGGCGCGTTTCTCGTCGCGGGCATCTCCGCCTACCTCCTGCTGAAAGACAAGACAAATGAAGTGGCGCGGCGCGCGTTGCGCATCGCGGTCGTCGCCGGTTTCATTGCGTCCGTGCTCGAGCTCTTCCCGTTCGGTCACGAGCATGCCCGGCAAATCGCCCATCAGCAACCCGCCAAACTCGCCGCATTCGAGGGCCTCTTCGAGACCGGTCCCAACGCCCCGCTGACCCTGATCGGCATTCCCACCGAAACCGGCCTCATCGGAGCGGTCCGCGCGCCCAGCCTGTTGAGCCTGCTCGTCGGCATGCGTCCGGATTACGTCGTCAAGGGCCTGAACGATTTCCCGCCCGATGAACGCCCGCCGGTCTTTCTGCCGTTCATGGGATTTCATGCCATGGTCGGACTCGGTTCGTTGTTCATCGCCCTCACGGCGTACGGTTTGTTCCAACTTTGGCGCGGCCGCCTGTGGGAAGACAAACTGTATCTATGGGGGTTGATCATGGCGATTCCCCTACCGGTGATCGCCTGCCAGGCCGGCTGGATTGTGGCGGAAGTCGGGCGGCAGCCCTGGATTGTTTACGGATTGCTCAAAACCGCCGACGCCGTCTCGCCGCGATTGACCGGCGGCGAAGTGCTGTTTTCCATCATCCTGTTCGGAGCGGTGTATGCGCTGCTCTTCGCATTGTATCTTTATCTGTGCGTGACCACGGCGCGGCGCGGACCCGAAACCGCCGCCGGCAAGGAGGCCGCATGA
- a CDS encoding FprA family A-type flavoprotein has product MGHSADAVRITDDVYWVGAIDRDLRDFHGYSTERGTTYNAFLIRADKITLVDTVRAPFFDEMMARIASVVDPSRIDFIVSNHSELDHTGCLPRTVACVRPEKIFASANGLKALAAHFHTDLGATAVADGETVSLGNRTLAFYETRMLHWPDSMFCHLPEEELLFSQDGFGMHLASDERFADEIDPAVLHEETAKYYANILLPFSPMVKMALEKTAGLRIGAILPDHGPLWRKNPERVIEWYGAWAAQKPAAKALIVYDTMWYSTEAMAGAVADGLRAEGVEAVLCRASACHRSNIATEYLECGALVVGTPTLNACMFPALADVLSYLKGLKRKNLTGAVFGSYGWNGEGVAQAKEALAAMKIPLAAEPVSVQYVPDESALERCRALGHELARKLKESL; this is encoded by the coding sequence ATGGGCCATTCCGCGGACGCCGTCCGCATAACGGATGATGTGTATTGGGTCGGTGCGATTGATCGCGATCTGCGCGATTTCCACGGTTATTCCACCGAACGGGGAACGACGTACAACGCGTTTCTGATCCGGGCCGACAAAATCACGCTGGTGGACACCGTGCGCGCGCCCTTTTTCGACGAAATGATGGCGCGCATCGCCTCGGTGGTCGATCCGTCGCGCATTGATTTCATCGTGTCGAATCATTCGGAGTTGGATCATACCGGCTGCCTGCCGAGGACCGTCGCGTGTGTCCGCCCGGAAAAGATCTTCGCCTCCGCAAACGGCCTGAAGGCCTTGGCCGCCCATTTCCACACGGATCTCGGCGCAACGGCCGTGGCCGACGGCGAAACCGTGTCGCTGGGCAATCGCACGCTGGCGTTTTATGAAACGCGCATGCTGCACTGGCCCGACAGCATGTTTTGTCACCTGCCGGAAGAGGAACTGCTTTTTTCGCAGGACGGGTTCGGCATGCACTTGGCGTCGGACGAGCGTTTCGCGGACGAAATAGACCCGGCTGTCTTGCACGAAGAAACGGCGAAATATTACGCGAACATCCTGCTGCCGTTTTCCCCGATGGTCAAGATGGCCCTCGAAAAAACCGCCGGACTCCGCATCGGCGCGATCCTTCCCGATCACGGGCCCCTCTGGCGGAAAAATCCCGAGCGCGTCATCGAATGGTACGGCGCGTGGGCGGCGCAGAAGCCCGCGGCCAAGGCGCTTATTGTGTACGATACGATGTGGTACAGCACCGAGGCGATGGCCGGCGCCGTGGCGGACGGCCTGCGGGCCGAAGGCGTCGAGGCGGTCCTGTGCCGCGCGAGCGCCTGCCACCGCAGCAACATCGCGACGGAATACTTGGAGTGCGGCGCGCTCGTGGTGGGCACACCGACCCTGAACGCCTGCATGTTTCCCGCGTTGGCCGACGTGCTGAGTTATCTCAAGGGTTTGAAACGCAAGAATCTGACGGGCGCCGTGTTCGGCTCATACGGATGGAACGGCGAGGGCGTGGCCCAGGCCAAAGAGGCCCTGGCCGCCATGAAGATCCCGCTGGCCGCCGAACCGGTTTCAGTTCAGTATGTGCCGGACGAGTCGGCGCTCGAACGTTGTCGCGCGTTGGGACACGAGCTGGCGCGCAAGTTGAAAGAAAGCCTCTAG
- a CDS encoding peroxiredoxin codes for METLVTKPAPDFTATAVMPDNSFNDAFSLSSLRGKYVVLFFYPLDFTFVCPSEIIAFDKRLADFKAKNCEVVGVSVDSHFSHWAWRNTPVEKGGIGKVQFPMVSDLNKSISRNYGVLINEAISLRGLFLIDKEGIVRHQLVNDLPLGRSVDEALRLLSALQHYEKHGDVCPANWKEGEEAMKPSAEGVAAYLAKHGK; via the coding sequence ATGGAAACTCTCGTTACCAAGCCCGCGCCGGATTTCACGGCCACCGCCGTAATGCCGGACAATTCCTTCAACGACGCCTTTTCGCTTTCCTCGCTCAGGGGCAAATACGTGGTGTTGTTTTTCTATCCGCTGGACTTCACGTTCGTGTGTCCGTCGGAGATCATCGCGTTCGACAAGCGCCTGGCCGATTTCAAGGCGAAAAACTGCGAAGTCGTGGGCGTGTCCGTGGATTCGCATTTCTCGCATTGGGCATGGCGCAACACCCCCGTCGAAAAGGGCGGCATCGGAAAGGTCCAATTCCCGATGGTGTCCGATCTGAACAAAAGCATCTCCCGCAACTACGGCGTGCTGATCAACGAGGCCATCTCGCTGCGCGGCCTGTTCCTGATAGACAAGGAAGGCATTGTGCGCCATCAACTGGTCAACGATCTGCCGCTGGGACGCAGCGTGGACGAGGCGTTGCGCCTGTTGTCGGCCCTTCAGCATTACGAGAAGCACGGCGACGTATGCCCGGCCAATTGGAAAGAAGGCGAGGAGGCCATGAAACCGTCCGCGGAAGGCGTGGCGGCCTACTTGGCCAAACACGGGAAATAA
- a CDS encoding ferritin family protein, which produces MSSLIFNANEAFEIAKRIERNGVAYYRRAAELIGDPAGKKLMNDLAEMEVVHEQVFAHMQQKLSGDELAETPLDPHNDAYEFLKGMADKCVFDPKEDPLEVLKDGTDAKTILNAAIQREKDSIIFYEGIKIMVPQKFGGARLDEIIAQEMGHVIILTRHLDQIAS; this is translated from the coding sequence ATGAGCAGTCTGATTTTCAACGCCAACGAAGCATTTGAAATCGCGAAGCGCATCGAGCGCAACGGCGTCGCGTATTATCGCAGGGCCGCGGAATTGATCGGCGATCCCGCCGGCAAGAAACTCATGAACGACCTCGCCGAAATGGAGGTGGTGCACGAGCAGGTATTCGCCCACATGCAACAAAAACTCAGCGGCGACGAACTCGCCGAGACCCCCCTGGATCCCCACAACGACGCCTACGAATTCCTGAAGGGCATGGCCGACAAGTGCGTGTTCGACCCGAAGGAGGATCCCCTGGAGGTGCTCAAGGACGGCACAGACGCCAAGACCATCCTCAATGCCGCTATTCAGCGCGAAAAAGACTCGATCATTTTTTATGAGGGCATCAAGATCATGGTGCCGCAGAAATTCGGCGGCGCCCGGCTCGACGAAATCATCGCCCAGGAAATGGGCCATGTGATTATTCTGACGCGCCATCTCGACCAGATCGCGTCGTAA
- a CDS encoding ferritin family protein produces the protein MGLFFDAKDIFEIAIEIERNGAVFYRNAAAVMSDEVTKRELLELAAMEDQHEHTFAALMARVVGNAPDAEWFNADSDAAQYLQHFASGQIFDMRAAVPPALAPNVSMRDVLAFAIQRERESVVFYTGLKDAVPDAADKLRIETIIREEMGHITLLGRKLAVFAQKA, from the coding sequence ATGGGCCTTTTCTTCGACGCAAAGGACATTTTCGAAATCGCCATCGAAATCGAACGGAACGGCGCGGTCTTTTACCGCAACGCCGCCGCCGTCATGAGCGACGAGGTCACAAAACGCGAACTGCTGGAACTGGCCGCTATGGAGGACCAGCACGAACACACCTTCGCGGCCCTGATGGCCCGCGTCGTCGGCAACGCACCGGACGCGGAATGGTTCAACGCGGACAGCGACGCGGCCCAGTATCTCCAGCATTTCGCGTCGGGCCAGATATTCGACATGCGCGCGGCGGTTCCGCCGGCGCTGGCCCCGAATGTTTCGATGCGGGACGTGTTGGCCTTTGCGATTCAACGCGAACGCGAATCGGTGGTGTTTTACACCGGACTGAAAGACGCCGTGCCGGATGCGGCGGACAAATTGCGGATCGAAACCATCATCCGCGAGGAAATGGGTCATATTACATTGCTGGGACGCAAACTGGCGGTGTTTGCGCAAAAGGCATAA
- a CDS encoding ferritin: protein MISKKMVDAINDQINAELYSSYLYLAMAAYFDSINLKGFENWMRVQAQEEDFHAKKFFDYLLSRQGRVQLKAIAAPPATWKSPLDAFQATYKHETEVSARINKLATLAAKENDHATSVLLHWFINEQVEEEASADALVQKLKLIGSNSGALFLVDQELAARVFTPPVAGEA from the coding sequence ATGATAAGCAAAAAGATGGTTGACGCAATCAACGATCAAATCAACGCCGAATTGTATTCGTCGTATCTCTATCTTGCGATGGCCGCCTATTTTGACTCGATCAATCTCAAAGGTTTCGAGAACTGGATGCGGGTTCAGGCGCAGGAAGAGGATTTTCACGCAAAAAAATTCTTCGATTACCTGTTGAGCCGGCAGGGCCGCGTTCAACTCAAGGCCATCGCCGCGCCCCCGGCCACATGGAAATCGCCATTGGACGCCTTCCAGGCCACCTATAAACACGAAACGGAAGTGAGCGCTCGGATCAACAAACTGGCCACGTTGGCCGCGAAGGAAAACGATCACGCCACGAGCGTCCTCCTGCACTGGTTCATCAACGAACAAGTGGAAGAAGAGGCGAGCGCGGATGCGCTGGTCCAGAAACTCAAGCTTATCGGAAGCAATTCGGGCGCGCTGTTCCTGGTGGATCAGGAACTGGCCGCCCGCGTGTTCACGCCGCCCGTGGCGGGAGAGGCGTAA
- a CDS encoding desulfoferrodoxin encodes MAKRLQVFECEVCGHIVMVYAEGGGTLTCCGQPMTAVIENTRDAAKEKHVPVIEQDAAGCKVKVGAVAHPMEEKHYIEWIELLAGDEIYTRFLKPGEAPEATFPNVTAPSAARAYCNLHGYWKG; translated from the coding sequence ATGGCGAAACGACTGCAAGTTTTCGAGTGTGAAGTGTGTGGACACATAGTCATGGTTTACGCCGAAGGAGGCGGAACGCTGACCTGTTGCGGCCAGCCGATGACGGCGGTGATCGAAAATACGAGGGACGCCGCCAAGGAAAAGCATGTGCCCGTTATCGAACAGGATGCCGCGGGCTGCAAGGTGAAGGTCGGCGCCGTGGCGCATCCCATGGAAGAAAAACATTACATCGAATGGATCGAACTGCTGGCGGGCGACGAGATATACACCCGTTTTCTCAAGCCGGGCGAGGCGCCCGAAGCGACTTTCCCGAATGTGACGGCGCCGTCGGCGGCGCGGGCGTACTGCAACCTGCACGGTTACTGGAAAGGGTGA
- a CDS encoding rubrerythrin family protein — protein MTNVKGTQTEKNLLAAFAGESQAAMRYSFFAKKAKKEGFEQISAVFARTVEEERAHASAFYKQMAGGELEIRASFAAGGNGTTAQNLRAAAEGEHEEWTRMYPAYADTARKEGFSEIAAIFEATATVEKHHENLYRRLLETIENGTVFKRPEPVVWRCRNCGYLHEGTEAPDVCVACGHPQAYFEVHAGLV, from the coding sequence ATGACAAATGTAAAGGGCACCCAAACGGAAAAGAATCTGCTGGCGGCCTTCGCGGGGGAATCCCAGGCGGCCATGCGGTACAGTTTCTTTGCCAAGAAGGCCAAAAAAGAAGGTTTCGAGCAGATTTCCGCCGTGTTTGCACGAACCGTCGAGGAGGAACGCGCCCACGCCAGCGCTTTCTACAAGCAAATGGCGGGCGGCGAGCTGGAAATTCGGGCCTCGTTCGCGGCGGGCGGAAACGGAACGACCGCCCAAAACCTCCGGGCGGCCGCGGAAGGCGAACATGAGGAATGGACGCGCATGTATCCGGCCTATGCCGACACCGCCCGCAAGGAAGGATTTTCGGAAATCGCCGCGATATTCGAGGCGACGGCAACCGTCGAAAAACATCACGAGAATCTTTACCGCCGCCTGCTTGAAACGATCGAAAATGGAACGGTGTTCAAACGCCCGGAACCGGTGGTTTGGCGCTGTCGCAACTGCGGCTATCTGCATGAAGGAACCGAAGCGCCGGACGTATGCGTCGCCTGCGGCCATCCACAGGCCTATTTTGAAGTCCATGCCGGCCTGGTCTAA